The Stenotrophomonas maltophilia sequence CCATCAGCGCGGCGTTGACGCCCAGCCGATGCAGCCAGGTGGACAGGCTGCTCTCGAAACGGAACCCTGGTAGTGCTTTCCAGGCCTGCAGGAAGGCCTCCTGCAGCGCATCCTCGGCACGTGCCTGCTGGCCGCCACACAACCGCCACAGGACAGCGAATACACGCGGCGCGTGACGCCGGTACAGCAGTTCGTAGGCAGCGGTGTCGCCCGCAGCCGCCGCCCGCACCAGAGCGGGTTCGTCGACGGCGTCGTTGGCGGCAGGCAGCGCGGGCATGGTGGTGTCGAGCATATCGCTTGGATGCGGCGACCCGGAAAAAGGTTTAGAGCCGATCGACGACCGATGCCATGCAACCTTTTCGACGGCTGCTGCATCCATGGAAGGTCCTTCGCGAAATTGCCGTCCAGGAGTTGTGCCATGTCCAGCCCATCCTGCGCCGCCCTGCTGGTGATCACCGCCTGCGTACTGCTGCAGGCATTGGGCCTGTCCTTGCAGCTGCGTCCAGAAAACGGCCGCACCTGCTTGCAGCAGCACCGCCAGGAGCTGGTCTGTCTGGCCTGGACTCCGGCGGTCGAATCCACTGCACGCGCCGGGTAACATCGAAGGCCGTTATTGCCACCTGTCGTCGCCCCCATGATGTTGTCGCTGAAGGATCACCTGCCGGCCTGGACCCACCCTTGGCTCCACGACGCGGGCATCGCCGTGAAGATCCTGCTCACCCTGCTGGCCGCGTGGCTGCTGCGGATGCTGGCACGGCGCTTGATCCGCCGCTTCGCCGAGCACTACACGCTGCCGCCGGAGATGGCGATGGGTGCGCGCCGGATCAGCAGCTTCGTGGTCTATTTCAGCGCAGTGCTGTACATCCTCAGCCTGCTCGGCGCATCGCCGTCGGTACTGTGGACCGCGTTCACCGGCTTCGCGGCCGTGGGCGCAGTGGCCTTCTTCGCGGCCTGGAGCGTGCTGTCCAACATCTTCTGCACGCTGCTGATCTTCACCACCCGCCCGTTCCGCCTGCATGACTACATCGAGGTGCTGGAGAACGGCGAGAAGCCGGGCCTGAAGGGGCGGGTGATCGACGTGAACCTGATCTACACCACGCTGCAGGAAACCGGCGACGGACACGAAGGCACGGTGCTGCAGCTGCCGAACAACCTGTTCTTCCAGCGCACGGTGCGGCGCTGGCGCGACCCGGCACAGGCTCCCGGTGGCATCCAGGGCGACGGCTGAGGGTGGTTTTCGGCAGGGCTGCGCCCTGCACCCGCTACGAGCTGGAGCAACAGCACCAGCAACAGCCGAAGCAACGGCAAAAGCTGGCTTCCTGCGGGATGGCGGGATGGGTCCGGTGGCGGGAGACGCCGTAAACCCGTCCATGGGGGCTTGGCCGCGGCATCCATGCCGCGGACACTCCCGCCACCGGACCCACCCCGCCTTCGACAGATTTCCGCGATCTGCCGGAACAACGCATTGCCCTGGTGGGTGTCGACCTTGGTCGACACGGTGGATCCACGCCATGCGTGGATGACTCATTCGATATCTGACAGATGTGTCGACCAAGGTCGACACCTACCAGCAGCCGCTGTAGAGCCGAGCCATGCTCGGCTCAAATCGTTCCGATATCGAAATTTTCGATTTCAATGGAGACTTATCCACACACGGTGGAATCTACCCGATCGCGGAAATCTGTCAGAGGCGGGGCGGTGTCGGCTTGCGGGGTGTCAGCCGCATGGATGCGGCTGCCAAGCCTACAAGGACGTACTTGCGGCGTCCCCGCAATCCGACACCGCCCCGCCACCCCACGGAACGCCAGCTCTTGCCGTTGCTCAGGCTTGAAGGCTTCGGCAGGTGCAGGGCGCAGCCCTGCAATAAAACACCCCTTTACCTCAGCTGGCTGTCCTTGCTGCCACGCCAGTTGTAGCCGGCATGCGCCTGTTCTTCGTCGTCATGCGCCTGCTGGCACGCCACGCACAGTCGAACACCAGGCACAGCCTGACGCCGCGCCAACGGAATCGGCGCGTCGCATTCCTCACAATGTTCCAGACCCGGGCCCTCGCGCAGCTGGCGCCGCGCGCGGGCAATCGCATCGTCGACGGTGGCGTCGATCTGGTCCTGGACCGCGCCGTCTCCCGCCCAACCGGTGGCCATGGCCATCCTCCGCAGGTGTGTCGCCTGATATGGGGACGATACACCCGCGCACAAAGGAGCAGACCTGTGTTGAGCCGAGCCATGCCCGGCTGATCTTCAGCAAGATGAGCAGAACATGGAGGGTTTCAATCAAGCCGATTGCGGCTTAATCCCCTCCGTCCCCTTTTTGCTTACCAGACCAGGTCGTCGGGTACCTGGAACTGGGCGTAGTAGGCGTCGTCCTCGGCGTTGCCGGTGGAGATCTCGGCAGTCGAGCCCGGCTGGCCGTGGTCAACGATGATCGCTTCGGGCGCGCGCTCACGCACCTTTTCGGCGGCGGCACGCGGCAACAGGGCGTAACCGTCGCCGTGGGCAACGATGACCAGTACGCCGACCGACAGCGCCTTGCGCAGCTTGGGGTCGATCAGCAGGGTGCGGATCGCCGCGCCATCGCTGAAGCGATACTCGTCGTCGCCCTTGTGGGGCACGGCATGGGCGGTGATGATCTGCCGGGCCTGGGCCTTCTGTTCAGCCAGCTTGGCCTGGGCGTTGCGCTCGGCGGCCAGCGCGCGGTCGCGCTCGACCTTCTCGGCGCGGGCCCGTTCAGCCTCGCGCTGGACCTCGGCCGAGGTCGATTCGGCCTTGCCCTGGCGGGCCTTGGCCTGCGCGCTCGCGGCAGCGCTGGCCTGCGACTTCTTGGCCAGGCCGGCCTTGAGCAATTGTTCCTGCAGCGCGTTGGGCTTTGCCATGGTCGATGCATACCGCGTGTAATCTTGGATGCCCCATTCTACCGACGCCCCGCCGCCCCTGCATGGCAGTCCTGAAGTACCTCACCGGCTATCCCGAACCCCTGGTCGCCCAGGTCAGTGACCTGCTGGCGCAGGGCAAGCTCGGCCCCTGGCTGCAGCAGCGCTATCCCGACCCGCACGAGGTGCGCAGCGATCGCCAGCTGTACGACTACACCCAGGACCTGAAGGACCGCTACCTGCGCAAGTCGGTGCCGCTCAACAAGGTCTGCTACGACAACACGCTGGAAGTGATCAAGCACGCGCTGGGTACCCATACCGCCATCTCCCGCGTCCACGGCGGCCGCCTCAAGGCCAGCCGTGAGATCCGCATCGCGACCGTGTTCCGCCAGGCGCCGGCAGCGTTCCTGCGCATGATCGTGGTGCATGAGCTGGCCCACCTGAAGGAAGCCGACCACAACAAGGCCTTCTACCAGCTGTGCCAGCACATGGAGCCGGACTACCTGCAGCTGGAGTTCGATACCCGCCTGTACCTGACCGAGCTGGCCAACCGCGGCCAGCGCTGACCGGCCGCAGCAGCTACACTGCGCGCCCCCTGCCTGACCTTTCCGCCATGGAACCGATCCGTCTCGACAAACGCCTGTCCGCCCTGCTCGGCATCCCGCGCGGCGAAGCGCGACGCTACATCGAAGGCGGCTGGGTCACGGTCAACGGCGAGGTGGTGGAACAGCCGCAGCGCCCGGTCGATGACAGCGCCGAGATTGTGGTGGCCGAGCAGGCCAGCGATGAAAAGGCCGAGCGCGTCAGCATGCTGCTGCACAAGCCGGCCGGCGTTGCCGCTGAGACCCTGTGTGCGCTGGTCAGCAGTGACAGCCGCAGCGAACTTGATGCCAGCGACATCCGTCCGCTGCAGCGCCATTTCCACGGCCTGCAGCTGGCCGCCTCGCTTCCGGCCAGCGACAGCGGCCTGGTGGTGGTCAGCCAGGATCCGGCCACGCTGGCCCATCTGCAGCGCAATCTGGGCCGCACCGAACAGGAATACCTGATCGAAGTGGCCGAAGGCGGTCCCGAGCGCGGCCCGTGGTTGATGGCGCGGCTGCAGCAGGAATCGGGCGGCGCCAAGGTCAGCTGGCAGAGCGAGCAGCGCCTGCGCTTCGCGGGCAAGGGCCTGACGGCCAAGGGCCTGCGCGTGGCGGTCACCGCTGCCGGCCTGCAGGTGACGGCCGTGCGTCGGCTGCGTATTGGCCGCGTGGCACTGGGACCGCTGCCTGCGGGGCAGTGGCGTTACCTGGGCAGCGACGAGCGGTTCTGACCGCGAAGCCCCTGTCATCCACGCATGGCGTGACGTTGTCTGAAGAAGCCATCCACGCATGGCGTGGATCTACGGCGATGGGCCTGTTGGCTTTCATCCACGCATCGCGTGGCTCTACCATCGGGGCATGAGCCTGCCCAAGCCCCTGTGGCGACGCCTGCTGCGCGTCGCTGCACTCATCCTCGCCGCGCTGTTGCTGCTGGTCCTGTCCGGGCTGCTGCTGGCCGACCACCTTACGCCGCAGGCGCAGGGCGCCCCTTCGCACGTCCTGCCGCTGCAGCCGGCGCAGACCCGCATCGACCAGCAGATCGTGCCGCTGCAGGACGCACACCCGGGGCAATCGGGCGTGGCGTTCCTCAGTGATGGCATGGATGCCTTCGCCGCGCGCGCGATGATCACCGCCCACGCTGGCCGCAGCCTGGACCTGCAGTACTACATCTGGCACGACGACCTGATCGGCCACCTGATGGCCAAGGCGCTGTATGACGCCGCCGAGCGCGGCGTGCGCGTGCGCATCCTGCTCGATGACATGAACGCCAAGGACAAGGACGCGCTGATGATGGCGCTCGATGCGCATCCGAACATCGAGATCCGCCTGTACAACCCGTTCCGCAACCGCAGCGGCGTCGCGCGCACGCTTGAACTGGTGCAACGCGCCTTCAGCGTCAACCACCGCATGCACAACAAGAGCTGGATCGCCGATGGCCGCATCGCGATCGTCGGCGGCCGCAACATCGGCGAGGAATACTTCAGCGCGCGCGACGATGTGAACTTCCAGGACCTGGACCTGGTCGTGGCCGGGCCGGCGGTGCAGCAGGCCAACCAGATCTTCGACGACTACTGGAACAGCAGCGCGGCGATCCCGATTGCCGCGCTGGCCTCATACACCGATGCACAGTTGCGGCAGCTGGTGCGGCAGTCAGACCTGGATGCGATGCATGCCCGGGCACAGCCCTACCTGCAGCGCGTGGCCGAATCGCGCGCCCTGCAGCGGCCCAGCCCGGAACCGCTGCACTGGAGCGCGAACGTGCGCATCGCCTCCGATCCGCCGATGAAGCACCGCGGCGATGATCGCCGTAGCTGGCTGGTCAGTACGCTCAGCGACGAACTGCACAGCACCCGCAGCAATGCGCTGTTGATCTCCCCCTACTTCGTGCCTGGCGATGATGGCGTGCAGGCGCTGTCGGCGCTCGCGGCGCGTGGTGCGCAGGTTGGCGTGGTCACCAACTCGCTGGCCGCCAACGACGTGGCCGCAGTACACGGCGGCTACATGGGCTACCGCGTTCCGCTGCTGAAGGCCGGCGTGCAGCTGTACGAACTGAAGGCACACGGCAGGCCCGATACCAGCCTGTTCGGCAGTAGTGGGGCCAGCCTGCACACCAAGGCGTTCGTGGTCGATGATCGCCGCGGTTTCGTCGGCTCGTTCAACCTCGACCCGCGCTCGGCCTATCTCAATACCGAGATGGGCGTGCTGTTTGACGACCCGGTGCTGGGGGCACAGCTGCGCAACGAGTACCTGCGCCTGGCCAGCCCGGAACACAGCTGGTGGTTGACGCTCGGCCACGACGATGGACTGCGCTGGCTGGAACGGCAGCCACCACCGCACTGGGTGGAAACCGAGCCCGGTGCCAGCCTGGGCAAGCGCTGGACCGCGCGCGTGATCAGCTGGCTGCCGGTGGAATCGCAGCTGTAACGCCCAACCCTCAGTGCACCGGACCAACCTCTTCCTGGCCGGCTTCATCCCGCGTTTCCACGCTGCGCCCATGCAGACGCCGCCAGATCCAGCGCAGCGCATGCGGTGGCGCCGACGGCAGTTGTTCGAGCAGGGCCAGCATGCGGCTCTGGCTGGCATGTCCATGCCGGCACAGCAGGCTGGCCGCCGCCGCCGCGCTGGCCAGACGCAGGCTGTCGGCGAGTGGGCCATCGGCCTCCGGCGCCAGTGCCTGGTGCACGGGCTCGGGCAGCTCCCAGGCTGCAGCCACGCGTTGTGCCAGCGGCAACGACCATTGCTGCAGCAGTTGCAGGGCCAGCGCCGGCTCCACGGTTTCGTCGCGCGCCTGCGCTTCCTGCAGCAACTGGCGCATCACCAGCGCTGATCCCAGCCCCTGCACCAGGCCCAGCCACTGCGCAGCGAAGGCATCGCCGAAGGTGACCGTGCGCGCGTGAT is a genomic window containing:
- a CDS encoding RNA polymerase sigma factor; the encoded protein is MLDTTMPALPAANDAVDEPALVRAAAAGDTAAYELLYRRHAPRVFAVLWRLCGGQQARAEDALQEAFLQAWKALPGFRFESSLSTWLHRLGVNAALMELRGRAAGQDHDSLDDIDGGLQELAVHDRCAGTERDLERALSTLPPRARAVLVLHDIEGWKHQEIAEQLQMAVGSSKAQLHRARGLLRARLGDMT
- a CDS encoding mechanosensitive ion channel family protein — its product is MMLSLKDHLPAWTHPWLHDAGIAVKILLTLLAAWLLRMLARRLIRRFAEHYTLPPEMAMGARRISSFVVYFSAVLYILSLLGASPSVLWTAFTGFAAVGAVAFFAAWSVLSNIFCTLLIFTTRPFRLHDYIEVLENGEKPGLKGRVIDVNLIYTTLQETGDGHEGTVLQLPNNLFFQRTVRRWRDPAQAPGGIQGDG
- a CDS encoding DksA/TraR family C4-type zinc finger protein → MATGWAGDGAVQDQIDATVDDAIARARRQLREGPGLEHCEECDAPIPLARRQAVPGVRLCVACQQAHDDEEQAHAGYNWRGSKDSQLR
- a CDS encoding DUF2058 domain-containing protein, which translates into the protein MAKPNALQEQLLKAGLAKKSQASAAASAQAKARQGKAESTSAEVQREAERARAEKVERDRALAAERNAQAKLAEQKAQARQIITAHAVPHKGDDEYRFSDGAAIRTLLIDPKLRKALSVGVLVIVAHGDGYALLPRAAAEKVRERAPEAIIVDHGQPGSTAEISTGNAEDDAYYAQFQVPDDLVW
- a CDS encoding M48 metallopeptidase family protein; translated protein: MAVLKYLTGYPEPLVAQVSDLLAQGKLGPWLQQRYPDPHEVRSDRQLYDYTQDLKDRYLRKSVPLNKVCYDNTLEVIKHALGTHTAISRVHGGRLKASREIRIATVFRQAPAAFLRMIVVHELAHLKEADHNKAFYQLCQHMEPDYLQLEFDTRLYLTELANRGQR
- a CDS encoding RNA pseudouridine synthase, whose translation is MEPIRLDKRLSALLGIPRGEARRYIEGGWVTVNGEVVEQPQRPVDDSAEIVVAEQASDEKAERVSMLLHKPAGVAAETLCALVSSDSRSELDASDIRPLQRHFHGLQLAASLPASDSGLVVVSQDPATLAHLQRNLGRTEQEYLIEVAEGGPERGPWLMARLQQESGGAKVSWQSEQRLRFAGKGLTAKGLRVAVTAAGLQVTAVRRLRIGRVALGPLPAGQWRYLGSDERF
- a CDS encoding phospholipase D family protein; the encoded protein is MAWLYHRGMSLPKPLWRRLLRVAALILAALLLLVLSGLLLADHLTPQAQGAPSHVLPLQPAQTRIDQQIVPLQDAHPGQSGVAFLSDGMDAFAARAMITAHAGRSLDLQYYIWHDDLIGHLMAKALYDAAERGVRVRILLDDMNAKDKDALMMALDAHPNIEIRLYNPFRNRSGVARTLELVQRAFSVNHRMHNKSWIADGRIAIVGGRNIGEEYFSARDDVNFQDLDLVVAGPAVQQANQIFDDYWNSSAAIPIAALASYTDAQLRQLVRQSDLDAMHARAQPYLQRVAESRALQRPSPEPLHWSANVRIASDPPMKHRGDDRRSWLVSTLSDELHSTRSNALLISPYFVPGDDGVQALSALAARGAQVGVVTNSLAANDVAAVHGGYMGYRVPLLKAGVQLYELKAHGRPDTSLFGSSGASLHTKAFVVDDRRGFVGSFNLDPRSAYLNTEMGVLFDDPVLGAQLRNEYLRLASPEHSWWLTLGHDDGLRWLERQPPPHWVETEPGASLGKRWTARVISWLPVESQL